A region of Columba livia isolate bColLiv1 breed racing homer unplaced genomic scaffold, bColLiv1.pat.W.v2 Scaffold_215, whole genome shotgun sequence DNA encodes the following proteins:
- the LOC135578027 gene encoding olfactory receptor 14J1-like, which produces MSNSSSITQFLLLPFTDTRELQLLHFWLFLGIYLAALLGNGLIITTIAWDQHLHTPMYFFLLNLALLDLGSISTTVPKSMASSLWDTRVISYAGCATQLFLFVFLASAEFYLLTTMSYDRYVAICKPLHYGTLLGSRACVHMAAGAWASGFLNALLQTANTFSLPLCKGNALGQFFCEIPQILKLSCSHSYLRELGLIVGSLFILFGCFIFILFSYVQILRAVLRIPSEQGRHKAFSTCLPHLAVVSLFVSTAMFAYLKPPSICSPSLDLVVSALYSVVPPAVNPLIYSVRNQELKDALWKLIS; this is translated from the coding sequence atgtccaacagcagctccatcacccagttcctcctcctgccgttcacagacacacgggagctgcagctcttgcacttctggctcttcctgggcatctacctggctgccctcctgggcaacggcctcatcatcaccaccatagcctgggaccagcacctccacacccccatgtacttcttcctgctcaacctcgccctccttgacctgggctccatctccaccactgtccccaaatccatggccagcTCTCTGTGGGATAccagggtcatttcctatgcagggtGTGCTacacaactctttctgtttgtctttttagcttcagcagagttttatcttCTCACTACCATGTCCTACGACCgttacgttgccatctgcaaacccctgcactacgggaccctcctgggcagcagagcttgtgtccacatggcagcaggtGCCTGGGCCTCTGGCTTTCTTAATGCTCTGCTGCAAacagccaatacattttcactgcccctgtgcaagggcaatgccctgggccagttcttctgtgaaatcccccagatcctcaagctctcctgctcacactcctacctcagggaacttgggcttattgtGGGTAGTCTCTTCATATTATTtgggtgttttattttcattcttttctcctatgtgcagatcttgagggccgtgctgaggatcccctctgagcagggacggcacaaagccttttccacctgcctccctcacctggccgtggtctccctgtttgtcagcactgccatgtttgcctacctgaagcccccatccatctgttctccttccctggacCTGGTAGTGTCTGCTCtctactcagtggtgcctccagcagtgaaccccctcatctacagcgtgaggaaccaggagctcaaggatgccctctggaaactcatatcttag